One Peribacillus simplex NBRC 15720 = DSM 1321 genomic region harbors:
- a CDS encoding branched-chain amino acid ABC transporter permease, which translates to MTTIKRAKGFWLSISLSLIFFAVVQVLIGGGSLNPFYQNTLMFIGINIILAASLHLIIGITGQFSIGHAGFLAVGAYASAVMTMKLEMPFYAALIVGGLASAVAGLIIGIPSLRLKGDYLAIATLGFGEIVRIMLLNIDYVGGASGIQVSHLTTWPWVFASVIVTIIVIRNFTSSTHGRACISIREDETAADSMGINTTYYKVVAFAIGAFFAGIAGGLYAHNFYIIQPSNFGFLKSFDILILVVLGGLGSLSGAVLAAILLTVVTTFLQDYPETRMIIYSLVLIVMMLYRPQGLMGTKEITSMFKRKGGSSHEKNKNTAA; encoded by the coding sequence CGAGCAAAAGGTTTTTGGCTCTCGATTTCACTATCATTGATCTTTTTCGCCGTAGTTCAAGTGTTAATCGGCGGCGGATCGCTAAATCCTTTTTATCAAAATACGCTCATGTTCATCGGGATCAATATCATTCTGGCAGCGAGCCTGCACTTGATCATCGGGATAACCGGACAATTCTCGATCGGACATGCCGGATTCCTGGCAGTCGGTGCCTATGCTTCAGCCGTTATGACGATGAAGCTGGAAATGCCATTTTATGCGGCATTGATAGTTGGCGGTTTGGCGTCAGCGGTGGCAGGTTTGATCATCGGAATTCCAAGCTTACGCTTAAAAGGTGACTACCTGGCGATTGCGACCCTGGGTTTTGGGGAAATCGTCCGGATCATGCTTTTGAATATTGATTATGTCGGCGGGGCGAGCGGCATACAGGTTTCCCATTTGACCACTTGGCCGTGGGTATTCGCTTCCGTCATCGTTACGATCATCGTCATCCGAAACTTTACTAGCTCGACCCATGGCAGGGCCTGCATATCGATCCGCGAGGACGAGACGGCTGCCGATTCGATGGGAATCAATACGACTTATTACAAAGTTGTCGCGTTTGCGATCGGTGCTTTTTTTGCCGGTATTGCTGGAGGGCTTTACGCTCATAACTTCTATATCATCCAGCCATCGAACTTCGGATTCCTGAAATCTTTCGACATTTTGATCCTAGTCGTACTTGGCGGTCTTGGAAGTCTTTCCGGTGCCGTATTGGCCGCGATATTACTGACGGTTGTCACGACTTTCCTGCAGGATTATCCGGAAACACGAATGATCATCTACAGCCTTGTGCTTATCGTGATGATGCTATATCGTCCACAGGGTTTAATGGGGACAAAAGAAATAACATCCATGTTCAAACGTAAAGGAGGAAGCAGCCATGAAAAAAATAAAAACACCGCTGCTTAA
- a CDS encoding ABC transporter ATP-binding protein has product MKKIKTPLLKVDSVGIQFGGLKAVSDVNVELYPGELIGLIGPNGAGKTTFFNLLTGVYVPTEGTISLEGENLRKLPPYKITQKGISRTFQNIRLFSELSVIDNVKVAYHSLSKHGILSSIFRMPIHFKGEKEMDEKAIEFLKIFNLDQYKDEKAKNLPYGKQRRLEIARALAANPKLLLLDEPAAGMNPQETHELMNLIALIREKFDLTVLLIEHDMPLVMGVCERIYVLDHGQLIAQGKPEEIRNNPKVIEAYLGEEVS; this is encoded by the coding sequence ATGAAAAAAATAAAAACACCGCTGCTTAAAGTCGATTCGGTCGGCATCCAGTTCGGAGGGCTCAAAGCCGTTTCTGATGTTAACGTCGAGTTATATCCAGGAGAACTAATTGGCTTGATTGGGCCGAACGGCGCTGGAAAAACAACTTTCTTTAACTTGCTGACAGGAGTTTACGTCCCGACAGAAGGCACGATTTCTTTAGAAGGTGAGAACTTAAGAAAACTGCCTCCATATAAAATCACGCAAAAAGGGATCAGCCGGACATTCCAGAACATTCGCTTATTCAGTGAACTATCCGTGATCGATAATGTAAAAGTAGCCTATCATTCGCTTTCGAAGCATGGCATTTTAAGTTCGATCTTCCGTATGCCGATTCATTTTAAAGGCGAAAAGGAAATGGATGAAAAGGCGATTGAGTTCCTGAAGATTTTCAACCTTGATCAATATAAGGATGAAAAGGCGAAGAACCTGCCATATGGTAAACAAAGACGTTTGGAAATCGCCCGTGCACTTGCAGCCAACCCGAAACTGCTTTTGCTGGATGAACCGGCTGCGGGGATGAACCCACAGGAAACGCATGAGCTCATGAACCTTATTGCCCTCATCCGTGAGAAATTTGATTTGACCGTATTATTGATAGAACATGATATGCCACTCGTCATGGGTGTTTGCGAACGCATATACGTACTCGATCACGGACAACTGATCGCTCAAGGAAAGCCTGAGGAAATCCGTAACAATCCAAAAGTCATCGAGGCCTATCTGGGCGAGGAGGTTTCATAA
- a CDS encoding ABC transporter ATP-binding protein codes for MLKIEDINVYYGNIQALKGISLSINEGEIVTLIGANGAGKSTMLKTISGLLKPKQGKIIYEGQSIGGKAAQSIVKMGISHVPEGRRVFANMTVEENLQLGAYLRKDKAGIKQDMEKVYELFPRLLERLKQQSGTLSGGEQQMLAMGRALMAKPRLLLLDEPSMGLAPLLVKQIFHIIEEINKTGTTILLVEQNANLALSIADRAYVVETGRIVLSGKSEELTASEEIKNAYLGGH; via the coding sequence ATGTTAAAAATCGAGGACATCAACGTCTATTACGGAAACATTCAAGCCTTGAAAGGAATCTCGCTTTCTATTAACGAAGGCGAAATCGTAACCCTGATCGGGGCAAACGGAGCCGGGAAAAGCACGATGCTGAAAACCATTTCCGGCCTATTAAAACCAAAACAAGGGAAGATTATATACGAAGGGCAATCCATCGGCGGAAAGGCAGCACAATCCATCGTGAAAATGGGCATCTCCCATGTCCCTGAAGGCCGGCGGGTCTTTGCCAACATGACCGTAGAAGAAAACCTTCAGCTTGGTGCTTATTTACGTAAGGATAAGGCAGGCATCAAGCAGGATATGGAGAAAGTCTATGAATTATTCCCGCGTTTGCTAGAGCGCCTGAAACAACAATCCGGAACCCTTTCCGGCGGGGAACAGCAAATGCTCGCAATGGGCAGGGCACTCATGGCCAAGCCCCGGCTTCTGTTATTGGACGAGCCATCCATGGGACTTGCTCCATTATTGGTGAAGCAAATCTTTCATATCATCGAAGAAATCAATAAAACAGGTACAACGATTCTGCTGGTCGAACAAAATGCCAACTTAGCACTATCCATCGCGGACAGAGCCTATGTTGTCGAAACCGGCCGAATTGTCCTATCAGGCAAATCAGAGGAACTGACCGCAAGCGAAGAAATCAAGAATGCCTATTTAGGAGGACATTAA
- a CDS encoding S8 family peptidase: MHKLIQVLLPVLLLFIILPIYKPNSASAEETPQSDGVIVKYKETNDEPIKELIEKVEVPKGETTDNLIEELEEQKNVEYAEPNYLFKKMESPNDPAYIDQWHHKKLGTNAAWTKSTGSNEIIVAIIDDGIDRNHEDLKGKIVNAYDTINNRKHIIPKGAHGTHIAGIIAGSANNGLGGTGVAPNVKLLPINVFDGEYADTADIIEAIHYAVQQKANIINMSLGDTSYSEALNKAVQEAYKKGVLIVAAAGNEGDMGKNVQRVYPAAFSHVISVAATDSRDKRPSYSNYHSTVDIAAPGDDILSTLPYGKYGWMSGTSMATPMVAGVAALIWSHEPKLNKTEVEYRLYDSAVDLGTKGKDIYYGNGRVNAKKALEMKTLTKPAVTAISDKDTKINGKIPTDFKTGTVSIYTDKKQLATVKINGEKTFTATIAKQTAGTTISTRVIDKSGNKSIPVSFKVADKTAPARPSVNTVGDNTVKVTGKAEAGSSVTVKTGSTVLGKANSNSAGNFTVTMSKKQKAGKVLSVTATDKAGNISSIKTVTVADKTAPSKPTVNTVTTKTTKVTGKAEANSTISIKASGKVIGSATATTKGTFSVKIPKQKAGKNLYTYAKDKAKNVSESRKVTVKK; this comes from the coding sequence ATGCACAAACTTATTCAGGTTTTACTGCCGGTATTATTGCTGTTTATAATTCTTCCAATCTACAAGCCGAATTCTGCTTCTGCAGAAGAGACACCGCAATCCGATGGTGTCATCGTCAAATATAAAGAGACGAACGATGAGCCGATCAAAGAGTTGATAGAAAAGGTGGAGGTCCCTAAAGGGGAAACAACCGACAACCTGATCGAGGAACTTGAAGAACAGAAGAATGTGGAATATGCAGAACCAAACTATCTTTTCAAGAAGATGGAAAGCCCGAACGATCCAGCCTACATAGACCAGTGGCATCATAAAAAGCTTGGTACGAATGCAGCGTGGACAAAATCAACGGGATCAAATGAAATAATAGTGGCCATCATTGACGACGGCATCGATCGCAACCACGAAGATTTAAAAGGGAAGATCGTCAATGCCTATGATACGATAAACAATCGGAAGCATATCATACCAAAAGGGGCACATGGAACGCATATCGCTGGCATCATTGCCGGCTCTGCGAACAACGGCTTAGGCGGAACGGGTGTTGCTCCGAATGTTAAACTACTGCCGATTAACGTTTTTGATGGAGAGTATGCCGATACTGCTGATATCATTGAGGCGATACATTATGCCGTTCAGCAAAAGGCAAACATTATCAATATGAGCTTAGGAGATACCAGTTATTCGGAGGCCTTGAACAAGGCTGTCCAGGAAGCCTATAAAAAAGGCGTACTGATCGTCGCGGCTGCCGGGAATGAAGGGGATATGGGGAAAAATGTACAGCGTGTGTACCCAGCGGCATTCAGCCATGTCATTTCCGTTGCTGCCACTGACTCAAGGGACAAGCGTCCCAGTTATTCCAACTACCATTCAACAGTCGATATTGCGGCCCCTGGAGATGATATCCTTTCAACCTTGCCATATGGTAAATACGGCTGGATGAGCGGAACATCGATGGCCACGCCGATGGTTGCGGGTGTAGCGGCACTGATTTGGTCACATGAGCCCAAACTTAACAAAACCGAGGTAGAATACCGCCTCTATGATTCAGCCGTGGACCTAGGTACAAAAGGGAAGGACATATACTATGGAAACGGGCGGGTCAATGCCAAAAAAGCACTGGAGATGAAGACGCTAACCAAGCCGGCCGTGACCGCGATTTCCGATAAGGATACCAAGATCAATGGGAAAATTCCGACTGATTTCAAAACGGGGACCGTCTCCATTTATACCGATAAAAAACAACTCGCCACAGTGAAGATCAACGGCGAAAAAACGTTTACAGCGACTATCGCAAAACAAACAGCCGGAACGACAATCTCTACTAGGGTCATCGATAAATCGGGAAATAAAAGTATCCCGGTTTCATTTAAAGTGGCAGATAAAACGGCTCCTGCAAGACCGTCCGTAAATACGGTAGGTGACAATACCGTTAAAGTAACCGGCAAAGCAGAAGCGGGATCTTCCGTCACCGTCAAAACCGGCAGTACGGTTCTTGGCAAAGCAAATTCCAACAGTGCAGGGAATTTCACCGTAACGATGTCAAAAAAACAAAAGGCCGGAAAAGTCCTATCCGTTACAGCAACCGATAAAGCAGGAAATATAAGCTCGATCAAAACCGTGACCGTCGCAGACAAAACAGCACCAAGTAAACCGACGGTCAACACAGTAACCACAAAAACGACAAAAGTAACAGGCAAAGCAGAAGCCAACTCCACAATCTCCATCAAAGCATCAGGAAAAGTGATCGGCTCTGCCACAGCAACGACTAAAGGCACATTCTCGGTTAAAATTCCCAAGCAAAAAGCCGGGAAGAACTTATATACCTATGCCAAAGACAAAGCGAAAAACGTAAGCGAATCCAGAAAAGTCACGGTTAAAAAGTGA
- a CDS encoding helix-turn-helix domain-containing protein, with protein sequence MEGVYTYLCKNCQTLFGVVSRLSVMEDRIDTLTCPKCSKKVAVCIGEGHINYVTHERREKIITNETDEISQLPELLTVEHLADYLNVSERTADEYMGSPDFPLIRLKRSKRVFRDDFLDWLQSKKK encoded by the coding sequence GTGGAAGGTGTATATACTTATTTATGTAAAAATTGTCAAACACTGTTTGGCGTAGTATCTCGTCTTTCTGTTATGGAAGATAGAATTGATACTCTGACGTGTCCTAAGTGTTCTAAGAAAGTAGCAGTATGCATTGGAGAAGGGCATATAAATTACGTAACTCATGAAAGAAGGGAAAAAATAATAACGAACGAAACGGATGAGATATCACAACTACCAGAATTATTAACTGTAGAGCATTTGGCAGATTATTTAAATGTTAGTGAAAGAACTGCTGATGAATACATGGGAAGTCCCGATTTTCCTTTAATTCGTTTAAAAAGGTCCAAGAGGGTTTTCAGGGATGACTTTTTAGACTGGTTACAATCAAAGAAAAAATAA
- a CDS encoding VOC family protein, whose product MTAITNIGLAVPDLDTAIKWYEQVLGFKFVPHFSDSIKKRL is encoded by the coding sequence ATGACAGCAATTACTAACATTGGATTGGCTGTACCTGATTTGGATACCGCGATTAAATGGTATGAGCAGGTATTGGGATTCAAATTTGTGCCCCATTTTTCGGACAGTATAAAAAAGCGCCTATGA
- a CDS encoding MFS transporter, with amino-acid sequence MGVPLLKEELPVSNRIWTRDFIMIFLANFFVFLSFQMTSPTLPLFVKELGGNERYIGLVAGMFLFSALIVRPFAGQALETKGRRFVFLFGLALLAVAIGSFGFMMSIFLLCAMRIVQGIGWGYTTTASGTIASDLIPAKLRGEGMGYFTLSGNLAMAFGPSFGLFLADVLTFQHLFLFCGVLSLAAWIMASTITYKKVDHASVPVKTNRFDIYEKSAVAPSVLVFFITVTFGGTATFLPLYTIEKGLTGIQGYFFLYALALIFTRMFAGKIYDQKGHQAVFIPSTLFIVVAMLLLAWMPSNMILYMAAIFYGIGFGAVQPALQAWSLEHAARNRKGMANATFYSFFDLGIGFGAILFGQIGYLFGYISIYIMSAVSVGISILAYLWILRKMN; translated from the coding sequence ATGGGTGTACCCTTGTTAAAAGAAGAACTTCCGGTTTCTAATAGAATCTGGACACGTGATTTTATTATGATTTTCTTAGCTAACTTCTTTGTTTTTTTATCCTTTCAGATGACTTCCCCTACCCTCCCGCTTTTTGTAAAAGAGCTTGGCGGAAATGAACGGTATATTGGGTTAGTTGCTGGCATGTTTTTATTTTCTGCTCTGATTGTCCGCCCCTTTGCTGGACAGGCCTTGGAAACAAAAGGTAGACGTTTTGTTTTCCTGTTCGGTCTAGCCCTTTTGGCTGTAGCGATTGGCTCGTTTGGATTTATGATGAGTATTTTCCTTCTATGCGCTATGAGGATTGTACAAGGGATTGGCTGGGGATATACGACCACCGCATCAGGTACGATTGCCTCCGATCTTATCCCGGCAAAGCTTCGGGGTGAGGGAATGGGATACTTCACTTTATCGGGTAATTTGGCAATGGCTTTTGGTCCTTCATTTGGGCTTTTCTTAGCGGATGTTTTAACCTTTCAACATTTGTTTTTATTTTGCGGAGTATTAAGCCTGGCAGCTTGGATCATGGCTTCAACAATTACTTATAAAAAAGTAGATCATGCTTCTGTCCCAGTAAAAACTAATAGGTTTGACATTTATGAAAAAAGCGCTGTTGCTCCATCCGTTCTTGTTTTTTTCATCACGGTAACTTTTGGCGGGACTGCTACCTTCTTACCGCTCTATACAATCGAAAAAGGTCTGACAGGTATTCAAGGATACTTTTTTCTTTACGCTTTAGCCCTTATTTTCACACGTATGTTTGCTGGAAAAATCTATGATCAAAAAGGACATCAAGCTGTCTTCATTCCGTCTACTCTTTTTATCGTAGTAGCGATGCTATTGCTAGCCTGGATGCCAAGTAACATGATTCTGTATATGGCAGCTATTTTTTATGGCATTGGATTCGGTGCTGTCCAACCCGCTCTTCAAGCGTGGTCTCTTGAACACGCTGCCCGAAACCGAAAAGGTATGGCCAATGCCACTTTCTATTCCTTCTTTGATCTTGGAATCGGTTTCGGTGCCATCCTCTTCGGACAAATCGGCTATCTTTTCGGGTATATAAGCATTTACATAATGTCAGCAGTCTCTGTGGGGATTTCAATATTGGCTTACCTATGGATTTTAAGAAAAATGAATTAA
- a CDS encoding SGNH/GDSL hydrolase family protein gives MLEGKLNKEVIQDNPDLIIFENSLINNHYQSLSLEQTEKDLENIMTKLQKELPNAKILIISPNPNSKMEYSLGLNYLDYIQAFEQVIKTNKWA, from the coding sequence TTGCTGGAAGGAAAGCTAAATAAAGAGGTAATACAAGATAATCCGGATCTGATTATTTTTGAAAATTCGCTGATAAATAATCATTATCAATCACTTAGCTTGGAACAGACGGAAAAAGATTTGGAAAATATCATGACAAAGTTACAGAAAGAGCTGCCGAATGCAAAAATTCTAATCATTTCACCAAACCCAAATAGTAAAATGGAGTATAGTTTAGGGTTGAATTATTTGGATTATATTCAAGCTTTCGAGCAGGTCATCAAAACGAATAAATGGGCATAA
- a CDS encoding helix-turn-helix domain-containing protein translates to MIGYRVKLLREERNMSISELSAKSGVAKSYISSLERNLQTNPTILVLEKIARILCIKVDALLNEQADKGMDEEWMEIMQDIMGSGISKEEMREFIQDRK, encoded by the coding sequence ATGATAGGTTACCGAGTTAAATTGCTTAGGGAAGAAAGGAATATGTCAATTAGTGAACTCTCCGCAAAATCCGGCGTTGCCAAATCCTATATAAGCTCACTGGAAAGAAACCTTCAAACAAACCCTACTATTTTAGTTTTGGAAAAAATCGCTAGAATCCTTTGTATTAAGGTCGATGCTCTATTGAATGAACAAGCAGACAAGGGCATGGATGAAGAGTGGATGGAAATTATGCAGGATATTATGGGTTCAGGAATATCGAAAGAGGAAATGCGCGAATTTATTCAAGATAGAAAGTGA
- a CDS encoding YveK family protein translates to MEETISIKDIFKTLKKRWKLIMLLTLIAALISGTISYFLLTPVYQSSTQILVNQKQSGNQLDSNQIRSNIDMINTYSVIIKSPAILEKVIDELELDQSVDQLSQKITINSQENSQVFSLTVQDSNPAKAVKIANTVSSIFQKEIKDIMKVDNVSILAKAEIKENPSPVKPNPLLNIAIAVVVGLMAGIGLAFLLEYLDNTIKDEDDIERLLDLPLLGSIQKISQHK, encoded by the coding sequence ATGGAAGAAACTATTAGTATTAAAGATATTTTTAAAACATTAAAGAAACGTTGGAAGCTAATCATGCTGCTGACATTGATTGCCGCTCTGATTAGTGGAACAATTTCTTATTTCTTATTAACACCCGTTTATCAATCTTCAACACAGATTCTCGTTAATCAGAAACAATCTGGGAACCAATTGGACTCGAATCAAATACGATCTAATATCGACATGATCAATACATACAGTGTGATCATAAAAAGCCCTGCCATATTGGAGAAGGTCATTGATGAGCTTGAACTAGACCAAAGCGTAGATCAACTTAGTCAAAAAATTACGATTAACAGTCAAGAAAATTCGCAAGTCTTCTCATTAACGGTTCAGGATAGTAATCCGGCCAAGGCAGTTAAGATTGCCAACACGGTTTCTTCAATTTTTCAGAAGGAAATCAAAGATATTATGAAAGTAGACAATGTTAGCATACTTGCTAAGGCAGAAATTAAGGAGAATCCTTCGCCTGTAAAACCTAATCCATTATTGAATATCGCTATTGCAGTTGTGGTGGGATTGATGGCTGGAATAGGCTTGGCATTCCTACTAGAGTATTTGGACAATACGATTAAGGACGAGGATGATATAGAGAGACTCCTTGACTTACCATTACTTGGATCTATTCAAAAAATATCGCAACATAAATAA
- a CDS encoding CpsD/CapB family tyrosine-protein kinase — protein MGFLRSKDEKQVNLIAQNNPKSPITEQYRLIRTNIQFSSVDKEIKTIVVTSSEPNDGKSTTAANLAIVLAQEEKKVLLVDADLRKPSVHYAFNLSNIHGLTSVLTKKMDLRKTILNSNVSNLDILTSGPIPPNPSELLNSKAIETAIDELKEIYDYIIFDTPPVLVVPDSQIVANKCDGVIMVVASGKTNKQSAVKAKDLLMKANTSLLGVVLNGVGTDNSNYYYYKS, from the coding sequence GTGGGATTTTTGAGAAGTAAAGATGAAAAACAAGTGAATTTAATTGCGCAGAATAATCCTAAATCGCCTATTACTGAACAATATCGATTAATTAGGACAAACATACAGTTCTCTTCAGTAGATAAAGAAATCAAAACCATTGTGGTTACTTCATCAGAGCCTAATGATGGGAAATCGACTACAGCTGCCAACCTAGCGATTGTGCTTGCTCAAGAAGAGAAAAAAGTATTACTTGTGGATGCGGACTTAAGGAAACCATCGGTTCATTATGCTTTTAACCTTAGTAATATACATGGACTTACAAGCGTATTGACAAAGAAAATGGACTTAAGAAAAACTATCTTGAATTCAAATGTTTCAAATTTAGACATTTTAACAAGTGGGCCGATACCACCTAATCCTTCAGAGTTATTAAATTCTAAAGCGATAGAGACAGCCATTGATGAACTAAAAGAAATCTATGATTATATCATTTTTGATACTCCGCCCGTTCTGGTAGTGCCGGATTCCCAGATTGTAGCTAATAAATGTGATGGGGTGATCATGGTAGTGGCAAGCGGCAAGACAAACAAACAAAGTGCAGTAAAAGCAAAGGACCTTTTAATGAAAGCTAACACATCCTTGCTGGGAGTCGTTTTGAATGGCGTTGGGACGGATAACAGCAATTATTATTACTATAAATCTTAA
- a CDS encoding tyrosine-protein phosphatase, with protein sequence MEESFNMAKKAVEAGITHLFATPHHLNEKYVNVKSDIMDRVVRLNESFQQENIPLTIHPGQEVRIHRDIFTSLEKEEILTLDDNGMYLLLELPSGKVPTYTQEVIYELLLKGITPIIVHPERNKELIRNHKLLFELVQEGALTQLTSGSIIGLFGKSVQSFSKKIIEHNLAHFVATDAHNIGTRGLSLQQAYETITKAYGIQRTFNFKENAEQLIKGQSPSVEKPLPFNKKFLGIF encoded by the coding sequence ATGGAGGAGAGCTTCAACATGGCAAAAAAAGCTGTAGAAGCAGGGATCACCCATTTATTTGCCACGCCACATCACTTAAATGAGAAATATGTAAATGTTAAGAGTGACATCATGGATCGTGTTGTGAGGTTAAATGAGAGTTTTCAACAAGAAAATATTCCTCTTACCATTCATCCCGGACAAGAAGTAAGAATACACCGGGACATATTCACTTCACTTGAAAAGGAAGAAATCCTAACTCTGGACGATAACGGTATGTATTTGCTGCTAGAGCTCCCGTCGGGAAAAGTCCCTACATACACACAAGAAGTGATTTATGAGCTGCTGCTTAAAGGAATAACACCGATTATTGTACATCCTGAGAGAAATAAGGAATTGATTAGGAATCATAAACTATTATTTGAATTGGTCCAGGAGGGCGCGTTAACTCAACTTACCTCTGGTAGTATTATCGGTCTCTTTGGGAAAAGTGTTCAATCATTTTCAAAAAAAATAATCGAACATAATCTCGCTCATTTTGTTGCAACAGATGCTCATAATATAGGTACAAGAGGCTTATCGTTACAACAAGCCTATGAAACAATCACAAAGGCATATGGAATACAACGTACATTTAATTTTAAAGAAAATGCTGAACAGCTAATAAAGGGACAAAGTCCTTCTGTAGAAAAACCATTGCCGTTCAATAAGAAATTTTTAGGTATCTTTTAG
- a CDS encoding polysaccharide biosynthesis protein: protein MAYRNRLTLLALLDSLIVLSAIYVSYLVLHPYLEIFKLTALLVSSVALLISHHIFASIYKLYKKAWEYASIGELLSIVKAVTLSVISVVIIQILVFQDVYVRAMALTWMMHVILIGGSRFSWRMLRDRLVNNQMEIKNTLVIGAGSAGTMVVRQLLNNHDTALKPVAFIDDDPNKDKLDILGIPVVGTSKHIPEMVEKYHIDNIVIAIPSLSKKELKVIFDECVKTNAKTQIMPMIEDIMLGKVAVNQFKEVEVEDLLGREPIELDINSISKYVTGKNILVTGAGGSIGSEICRQICRFSPGTLILLGHGENSIYQIDMELKKLYANQIEIIPVIADIQDRDRIFEVMETYRPDVVYHAAAHKHVPLMEYNPREAIKNNVFGTKNVAEAADTFSVGAFVMISSDKAVNPTNVMGSTKRIAEMIIQQLAKNSSTKFVAVRFGNVLGSRGSVIPLFKKQIQAGGPVTVTHPDMTRYFMTIPEASRLVIQASSLARGGEIFVLDMGEPVKIVELATNLIQLSGYSIEEIGIEFSGIRPGEKMYEELLGEKEVHSEAVFPKIFIGKAVLEQEEEIQYLLNAYDDFSITELKEFVINLANRRKNKTFSVVK, encoded by the coding sequence TTGGCCTACCGAAATCGACTAACACTACTGGCACTATTAGATTCCTTAATTGTATTATCGGCCATTTATGTAAGTTATTTAGTCCTACATCCATATTTAGAAATATTTAAGTTAACAGCACTTTTAGTCAGCTCAGTCGCTTTATTAATTAGCCATCATATTTTCGCTTCTATTTATAAGCTATATAAAAAAGCATGGGAGTATGCAAGTATAGGGGAGTTACTATCCATAGTAAAAGCCGTAACCTTATCAGTCATCAGTGTAGTTATCATTCAAATTTTGGTTTTTCAGGATGTGTATGTAAGAGCAATGGCATTAACTTGGATGATGCATGTCATACTTATTGGTGGTTCCCGTTTTTCGTGGAGAATGCTGCGTGACCGCTTAGTAAATAATCAAATGGAAATCAAAAATACATTGGTTATTGGGGCGGGATCGGCAGGAACCATGGTTGTTCGTCAACTTCTTAATAATCATGATACAGCACTTAAACCAGTAGCTTTCATTGATGATGACCCGAATAAAGACAAATTAGACATCTTAGGAATACCCGTTGTTGGCACCTCTAAACATATTCCTGAAATGGTTGAAAAATATCATATTGATAATATTGTCATTGCTATTCCTTCATTAAGTAAAAAAGAATTAAAGGTCATCTTTGATGAATGTGTGAAAACAAATGCGAAAACACAGATCATGCCGATGATTGAAGATATTATGTTAGGAAAAGTAGCTGTTAATCAATTTAAAGAAGTGGAAGTAGAAGATTTATTAGGCAGAGAACCCATTGAGTTAGATATTAATAGTATCTCGAAATACGTAACCGGCAAGAACATTTTAGTTACTGGGGCTGGGGGATCTATTGGTTCCGAGATTTGTCGTCAAATATGCAGATTCTCTCCTGGAACACTTATTCTATTAGGACATGGAGAAAATAGTATTTATCAAATTGATATGGAACTGAAAAAGTTATATGCCAATCAAATTGAGATCATACCTGTCATCGCAGATATTCAAGATCGTGATAGGATTTTTGAAGTAATGGAAACCTACCGACCTGATGTTGTTTACCATGCGGCTGCTCACAAACATGTTCCACTAATGGAATACAATCCTCGTGAAGCTATTAAGAATAACGTTTTTGGTACAAAGAATGTTGCAGAAGCGGCAGATACTTTTAGTGTGGGTGCATTTGTGATGATTTCTTCTGATAAGGCTGTTAACCCAACAAACGTCATGGGATCGACCAAGCGCATTGCTGAAATGATTATCCAGCAGTTAGCAAAAAATAGCTCAACAAAATTTGTCGCAGTTCGCTTTGGAAATGTTTTAGGCAGTAGAGGGAGTGTCATTCCTTTGTTTAAAAAACAAATCCAGGCAGGTGGACCAGTAACGGTCACCCATCCAGACATGACGAGGTATTTTATGACAATACCCGAAGCATCCAGATTAGTCATTCAGGCAAGTTCTCTAGCTAGAGGTGGAGAAATTTTCGTTCTTGATATGGGGGAGCCTGTTAAGATTGTAGAATTAGCGACAAACCTTATTCAGTTATCAGGTTATTCCATAGAGGAAATTGGAATTGAATTTTCAGGAATCCGTCCTGGTGAGAAAATGTATGAAGAACTATTAGGGGAGAAAGAGGTTCATAGTGAAGCTGTATTCCCTAAAATCTTTATAGGAAAAGCCGTACTGGAACAGGAAGAGGAAATACAGTATCTATTAAACGCTTATGATGATTTTTCTATAACAGAACTTAAAGAATTTGTAATAAATCTTGCTAATCGAAGAAAGAACAAAACTTTCTCAGTAGTGAAATAG